The following are from one region of the Ignavibacteriales bacterium genome:
- a CDS encoding M48 family metalloprotease, whose protein sequence is MTVDRNIYEQQAHNKRLTWIVMTGFVLLLAFIGFGFDFYFLGFYEEGPVLPVGTIIAVVFGTAMAIGSLRSGAKSVLQSTGAVPADATNPAHAQLLNVVEEMSIASGMPKPQVFVVPDPDPNAFATGKDPEHSYVAVTEGLLNTLNREELQGVVAHEMSHVRNYDIRLMTVVAAFVGSIVLLSDSARRGVRFGGLAGRGSRSRSGGSLGGIFFIFWLLSILLAPFIAQIMAMLVSRRREYLADASGAELTRNPLGLASALRKIENAAAATESIKRGSAHLCIVDPLGRSLNSKEGFTAELFGTHPPIEKRILALDAMAYQYKTAKLSV, encoded by the coding sequence GTGACTGTCGACAGAAACATCTACGAGCAACAAGCACACAACAAGCGCCTGACGTGGATCGTCATGACTGGCTTCGTGCTTCTGCTCGCGTTCATCGGATTCGGATTCGACTTCTACTTCCTCGGCTTCTACGAGGAGGGGCCGGTTTTGCCTGTGGGGACTATCATCGCCGTCGTGTTCGGGACTGCGATGGCCATCGGAAGCCTCCGCTCCGGCGCGAAATCCGTACTCCAATCCACCGGAGCTGTTCCAGCCGACGCCACCAATCCGGCCCACGCACAGCTTCTCAACGTTGTCGAAGAAATGTCCATCGCTTCGGGAATGCCGAAACCGCAGGTCTTCGTCGTTCCCGATCCGGATCCCAATGCGTTTGCCACGGGGAAAGATCCCGAACACAGCTACGTTGCCGTCACAGAGGGATTACTCAATACTCTCAACAGAGAAGAACTCCAGGGGGTTGTTGCGCACGAAATGAGCCATGTGAGAAACTATGACATCAGGTTGATGACTGTCGTGGCTGCGTTCGTTGGTTCGATCGTGCTTCTTTCGGATTCGGCCCGGCGCGGGGTGCGATTTGGCGGACTTGCCGGCCGCGGGAGCAGATCCCGCAGCGGCGGTTCCCTCGGGGGGATCTTCTTTATCTTCTGGCTCCTCAGTATTCTCCTCGCTCCGTTCATCGCTCAGATCATGGCTATGCTCGTTTCGCGCAGACGGGAGTATCTTGCAGACGCTTCGGGAGCGGAACTGACGAGGAATCCCCTTGGCCTGGCGAGCGCGCTCAGAAAAATCGAGAACGCCGCAGCTGCAACAGAGTCGATCAAGCGCGGATCGGCTCACCTGTGTATTGTCGATCCGCTGGGGAGATCATTGAATTCGAAGGAGGGGTTTACCGCGGAGCTGTTCGGCACTCATCCGCCGATCGAGAAACGCATTCTCGCGCTGGATGCAATGGCCTACCAGTACAAGACTGCTAAGCTTTCTGTTTGA
- a CDS encoding LemA family protein: MIIFYFFIAAAALLIVWVIAKYNVLITLRNQVTNGWKQIDVQLKRRHDLIPNLVNTVRGQMQFEQETLEKVIQARNSAVSAQGVADAAAKEDMLSSALTKLFALVENYPTLKSNENVKQLQEELTSTENKISFARQFYNDIATKFNIAQQVFPANIIASMFNFKAAELFEIQAASEREVPNVDLSLKK; the protein is encoded by the coding sequence ATGATCATTTTCTATTTCTTCATTGCGGCAGCCGCCCTTCTCATCGTGTGGGTCATCGCGAAATACAATGTACTCATCACGCTGCGCAACCAAGTAACGAACGGGTGGAAACAAATCGACGTCCAACTTAAGAGACGTCACGACCTGATTCCAAATCTCGTCAATACCGTCCGCGGACAAATGCAGTTCGAACAAGAAACACTTGAGAAGGTTATTCAAGCACGCAATTCCGCAGTCTCCGCACAAGGTGTTGCTGATGCAGCGGCAAAAGAAGATATGCTGAGTTCAGCGCTGACGAAACTTTTTGCCCTCGTCGAGAATTATCCGACACTCAAGTCAAACGAAAACGTCAAGCAGCTGCAGGAAGAACTTACCAGCACTGAAAACAAGATCTCGTTTGCACGACAGTTCTACAACGACATCGCGACGAAATTCAATATCGCGCAGCAGGTATTTCCGGCGAACATCATCGCTTCGATGTTTAATTTCAAAGCCGCCGAGTTGTTTGAGATACAGGCTGCATCGGAACGCGAAGTGCCGAACGTCGATCTGTCGCTGAAGAAATAG